Sequence from the Janthinobacterium lividum genome:
TCGTTCATCACTTCCGCTGCTTCATCGATAATTAGGTGAATGTCTTTTGGATTTTTGAAGTTATAAATTGAGCCGGCCACGGATGCAAAATCAGCAAGCATAATTGATCCGATCGCCGACCCAATAGTCTTGTTGGACAGCGAATCCAACCCGACATATAAAACCGCATTCTCTTCTATAATTTTTGTCGTGTCGTAAATTGGCCTCTTGTCATTCAGGTCCAGTGGATCTGGAGATAACATGGATCCAAGTTCATCCGAACCGAGCATTTCCAGGATCGGCTCAAGTACCTGAATCATTTTAGTGTAGTGCTCTTTTGAGTGATTTACCATCGCGATCAACGATTCAATGGCTTCATCTTTTAATCCAGAATGCTCGAATTTTGCGACCATGCACTGCAGACGATCCGTTTTGATAGTCGGCATTTTACCCTTTGGAGTCTCTATCTTGAAAGTATGCAGGTTTGCGTCCCACTTCGTTCCTTCGAGATTGAATAGCTGCTTTTGGATAAGCGATTCCAACAGTGGTTCCACTCCTTGCTGGACAAATTCTTTCGCTGATTTTATCGATGGCATCGAGCCATTTGCAACCTGTGCACGCATAATCCTGAACAATGTTTTCCAGGCAAACGCTGCGAAAGTTCCCTCTGCACTGATTAACTGGCCGATGCGCGTTGCTGGCTCGCCTACGGTGTTCCAGTTAGCCAAGGGATTGATGCGAATGGACTTCGATGGATGCGCCGGATGGAAATATAAGAATTTCCGTCCGGTCCTCTTGCATTCCATTTCAATACGATTTTTTAGATCTTTATCACCCTTGGGATCCATCACAATCAAGCTATCGCCTTTATGGATGATCTGTGTTGCCAGTACTTCGTACAGGCGAGTTTTACCCGCCCGCGTTGTGCCAACTATTAACGTGTGCCCCGACAATCCTTCAAACGGTAATCTGAGTTCCGTTTCCTCCGGATTTATGCCATGTATCCACGGTACGCCGACAACGTTCTCTTTCATGGCATCATTGAGCGTTACAGAGTCTCTGGGGTAGACGGCTTCCCGGATAAAGGGAGGTAACCAAGCCGGCGGACCTTGAATCTCACCAGGGCTGCGGAACATGATTTGTCGAGCGATTTCGGCATGTTGCTGCGTCCATTTGAACCCGCTGCCGAGCCAGAAACCACCTCGCTCCCACTGCCGCTTTGATTTTTCGACGGCGGCAAGTACGGGAATCTTTTGAACGCGGAGCGCCGATATCGACGCACGGAATCGATATAATTGAAATGCCTCTCTGGCACGCAAACCAGAGAGCGCCAATGTCCCCGCTGCTAGCAGTGGCCACATCGGCGGCTGTAGCACGAGCATTGAAACCGCCGATGCGCCCCAGGAAAGAGTAGCGGTGGCCTCGTATGCAGGCCGAAACATATCATTGTATGTCCGTGCCATTAGCTACCTCCCATGAACCAAGGCTGAAGTTGCAATTTGAGTAGAATACCTCTTCCGTCTTCAGTACGGTCGACGATCAAATCTGCATCTACCATCATCTTTCGGATGGATGTCCCTGCAACGCCGAAAGCTCCTAACATGGTGATAGGAACAGCAATCCCTCTTTCTGAGACCTTGAGCAGCTCTTTTAGTTTGGGAAAGTTTTCATGTTTCGACAGCATCTGAAACCATTCGCGCAGAACCGGATGGGCCATATTAAGTAGTGCGTCACCCTTGTCGTTGTTCTCGATATTGCGGACGGTCCCCCCCGGCAGCGCAGAACTATGATGGGATGCGGGTGCCGTTTGGAGCGGGGACTCAATCGATTCGATTGTACTTCCCGGCCCTATCATGTCGTCTTGCATAAATGCATCAGCTTTTATGCACAGATCTGCCGCAGGATCATAGTGAACGTCCGATCCGCGTTCCTGATACTGGCGTTCTTCTACCTGAACATGATGTGTAATTACCTTGCTTATCGTTTGCCTGACGACGCGCGCGATTGTACTTTCGATACCATTCTGAAGCGGTTTGGGATTGATGGCGTTGTATAGCATCAATGACACACGTAAATCGAAATTGTTAAGAATTCCATTTGGCATAAACCGTGCCGCAATAGCTGCACCCTCACTCTGGGTAAGTTCCTGTGCTCCTTTTCGCCATGTAAACATCGAGACCGGATGCTGCGCTAGCCAAACCGAGAGAGGGACAGGGGACACAAGTGGATGATATTCAACATCATTGTCACGCGTAGTAATCAGCGTATTTTCTGAGAGCAACACAACCCCAGTGGCCATGGTCGCGGCAAAAGCTGCAAACCGGCATTGTGGTTCCAGCACACGCCTTTCTTCCGATGCCAGTGTTGGATTGAACATTTGCGTTCCGGCCAAACGCAAAGAAATCAGAGCGGACGTCAAGCCGAAATCGATCGCACCGCCAGGCCTGGAAAAAGCGGCGTTGGATAGCGGCATTTTTTGCACGTGGTCCATATACGCCAAGAGCACAGGAAGGTAGAACCGTGAAAAAACCTTTTCCGGAACGCCAGCTGCAGTGTGAATTTCGCTTATTCGAGTTGCTTCTGATGCAATTAAGTCAGACGAGCTCGCTGGTAACATAAAATTTTGCATCCATACATTATCGGATTAGGGCTACATAGCACGGAACCAATAATTGACTAAATATTCGCACCATTTAATAATGTTGCCCAGTGGCAAACCGGCATCTTTTCTGGACAATTTGTGATGCGATCTTTTTTTATAAGTACATGATTATTATGTATTTTTTTAATTATAAAATCCAAATATCGCACTAATTCACGTTGAATACACTACATTCCTAAAACAATCGTTGTGCCTAATCAGAGCGGACGTCAAGCCGAAATCGATCGCACCGCCAGGCCTGGAAAAAGCGGCGTTGGATAGCGGCATTTTTTGCACGTGGTCCATATACGCCAAGAGCACAGGAAGGTAGAACCGTGAAAAAACCTTTTCCGGAACGCCAGCTGCAGTGTGAATTTCGCTTATTCGAGTTGCTTCTGATGCAATTAAGTCAGACGAGCTCGCTGGTAACATAAAATTTTGCATCCATACATTATCGGATTAGGGCTACATAGCACGGAACCAATAATTGACTAAATATTCGCACCATTTAATAATGTTGCCCAGTGGCAAACCGGCATCTTTTCTGGACAATTTGTGATGCGATCTTTTTTTATAAGTACATGATTATTATGTATTTTTTTAATTATAAAATCCAAATATCGCACTAATTCACGTTGAATACACTACATTCCTAAAACAATCGTTGTGCCTAAAATGCAATGAAAATTGTTATTTTGATCTCAGTTTGTGTATTTTATTAATTTCTTCGAGACTACTTTTAGTTTGTCTATTTCGTCTTTCCAAAAATTAGTATATGTCGCAACTACCAAATGATTACTGGTCTCTGGCGAAGTGGTCAGACCGGACGGAAACGAGGATTTGTTAGTCGCCTTCTGCGCTAAGAGTTGGTTTGTCTCCGAAGGAAATGAAAAGGAATTTGAAACCCATTGAAATTTATCAATAATTTGGAAAATTTCCATGTGGCAAATAACGCATACTTTTTACACAAATAGCAACGCTGATTTTAGAGGTTCGTAATGCTTCAAACATTTGACGTAACGACTACTGCTGGTTCTTCGGTAGACATAAGCAATATCGATTTGGGAAACCTGAACAACGAACAATTGCTCTCTCTGCATATTTATGTAGCGGAATACAGGGCATCATTTACACGGGTAGAAGGAGAGTATCTGATCCTTTCATCTCGCCTTAAAGCGATTCAGGATCTCTTAAAAGACAAGTTCTATGAATTCTCTGAACGGGAATTGGGCCTCAAGCGCCATACTGCCCGGCGTCTTCTCGCCATCAACGCATGCCTGGTCAAGCATATCTCCACCAATGGACAGATCGATTTGAATGAGGCACGCAACTATCGTCGCAACGCCTTATATCTGCTCGAACCCGTGACCGATGTCGATGTGATCGAAGAGGTACGTGCACTTGCAAAAAATGGACAGACTATCGATGAAGCAACAGTTCGACGTATCATCGATTCACGCAATGTGGACTATGAAGAAAAAATTGCGTTAGCGGAGGCCAAGCTGCGTAGTCAGGAGAGCGATCTGCAAAAGAAAGAGCAGCAGCGCGCTTTGGAAAATGGCCGACTTAAGGATCGTTTGGCCAATCAAGACGAGTTGCTACGCAGGGAAAAGGAAAAGACCGTGGCACTTGTGGAAGAGCTGAACGAATCCCGCAGCCAGGCCACGATTGTCGCCCATCCGGTCGAGATCGTGCGCGAGGTTCTTCCCGCTGGATTGGCAAGTATCGAAGAAGCCACTGTGGCTGCAGAAATCCGTTTGGCTGCAATCACTGCCCGCGCTGAGTTGGCTGAGGCACAAGCGAAGACGTTAGAAGAAAAGCATCAGGCCATTGAAAAAAATGCGGGCCTTCTCCGTGCTCAACGAGATGAACTGGTTGAAATCAAAGCTGCTGTCGAGTCCATTCTTCTCAAGTTCCCACTGGCTAAGTTGCGAGCAATCTCAAGCAAAAGCGCTGAAACAAAAGCCGCGCTGGAGGCAATGGGGCAGCTCATGATTCAATTTGGTAATCAACTTTGTACAGCAACAGAGCAAGCTTAGTTTCTTGCCGCGGCCATTTTTGACCGGAAAGCCCGTAAGGAATTTTAATGAACAGTCTTCACCTAGATCTACCTGAGTCGCAATTGGTGCTCAACGCACAAGATAAGTTCCAGAAACAAATCATTGCGGCCAATTACGCTATCATTAGCGCCATCAATGGCACAATGGACTTCGATGCACCCATTGCTGCGAATCTATTCGGATTGTCCAATGAGCATCTGGCACTTATCACTGGAGCAACGAAAATTGCTCTTGCCACGGCGTTAACAATAGGCTTGCCAATTTTCTCGCTACGCATCGCCACCATGGGGTTCATGAACGTCCTTAACGAACCGCAAGGCACGGATACGGCAATGACGATGCTCCTTGGCACTTTCGATCAAGCTCCACCGCTCCTGTCCCTGGGAGAACCGTTTAGTGTGCAACGGCCACCAAATTCCTCTGAAGCAATGCTGGAAGTTCAGGATGGCGCACGTCGTCTGATCGAACTGGCTAACTATAGTGTGTTAGATGCTGTGCGAAGCCTGCAAACTTTTGACGATCCATTAGCATCTCATTTGTTTGGAGCAGAACAGGATGTTCTTCTTGCTCTGTCCCAGTTACCGCGAGCCCGTACATTGCAATTGGTACTCACTGGGGTCCCCATCTTCGCTGTACGTCAGGATTGGCCACAAGCCTTGCTCTTCGCGGAGAACGATGGAATATCCGCGCCAGTTTCGATGCTTCTCAATTCGTTCGGACTCGCGTCCCTCAGCGCAATGAGCGCTTAAGATCGGGAGACGAACTTGACACACATAAGCAGGAATTACGCAGCGAAGCTCGCTATTGCCCGCGAATTAGCGAGTCTGGGTGCACGTGCAGTAACCATATCATCAATCGCAAAGACGAAACCAGCCGATTCTCGCGCGCAATACAAGCTGGTCCGCGGAGTTCAGTCCCAGCCGGGCCAGACTCCAACTGACCACGAATGGTTTCTTTTTAACCAAGTAAGACGGCAGCACGGAGCGCTATTGCTGGCGATGTATGCATCCTATCGCGCAGCTCTTGACTCTTCTCCAGATGCGCATGGCTTAGCCGTCGTTATCACTTATAAGATGTACATACGCTTGACTTTGAACAAGCCAATTGTCAGTGTGGAACGTTTGAATTTACTGGTAGGTACAGGCTTTAACATCGGCTGGCGAGGCATTCTCAAAGGAGGTTCATCGAAATTTTCCTCTGACAATGTCAAGGTTGCTCTTTGCAAAAAGTGCCGAGTTCCCCATTTGGTGGAAGCCCATTATTTGAATTATATCTGTCCCAGTCATCAGAACGCATAGCCATATTTTAGGCTAATACGCAAAAAGGCCACTCTCTGACATCAGAGAATTGGCCTTTGTTTATTTTTATTCAGGGAAAATGGATTGTGATGCAGATTGGCAGCACCACCGAAGCAACCACGCCATGGCAAATTAGCACTGAGATTTAATTTCCGGCAGGAAAAAATAGGGAAGCTTGCACGTCCAGAGGCTACGAAAAGTAGTCTTGCGACAACACCATCCCGGTATTTTGAGCCTTCTGCAGATCCCGTACATTGACGTAGGCAGTAGAGAGTTTCAGCGCGTGCCGAAGCATGTGGTCCACCGACCTGGACCGATGGGTAGAAATTACATTTTCTTGGAGGATATTAGCGAGCCTGCGAACTTGATCATCTTCCCCAGCAAACGCCACAGTGCGATCAGCGGCATGAAAAAGCCTCGAGGAGTTTCCCGTGCGCCAGTAATAAAGCCTTGTATAAATGCATTCATTTCAATATCTCCTGAGTTACTTGTTACGGAAAAAATTACTGACTGAACATTAAATTCCGCATCGTCATATAGTAACAGCTTTTCCACGATTTTCAGCAACTGCGTAAAGCATGGTCTCCCACAACAGGTATTGCCAAGCAAGCCAAACTGCATTGATGACTGTTTTTAGAAACGGCTTGATCGTCCTGTCCCCAATTTACAGATGAAGATCAAACACGATGAGAGGCAAATGGGTGCATCGGATCCTGGCCTGCACAAGTTGTTGGTCAACGGCCGAACCGCCCCCTGACCAACCTTCACGAATGGACGGCAGTCGTAAGCAGATAGCGTAGCCGTGCTCAAGCACAGTAAGTATTACAAGCGGCAGACACCGGCATGCCACAAAATTTTGAGCGGTGTTAGCAAGCTCCGGCAATAAAAAAACCCGCACTTTTCAACGAAAAATGCGGGTCTTCTACAATTCTTGATCTTTTAACTTTTTCCTGGTGCCCGGAGCCGGAATCGAACCGGCACGCCCTTACAGGCGGGAGATTTTAAGTCTCCAGTGTCTACCAGTTTCACCATCCGGGCAGCGCGGCAAGATTCTAGCACAAGTGATACCGATTACACCATCTTGCCCATTAATTGCCTCATTGCCGTACTCTCGGTGCTACTCGCTCCCATGGCTACTTTCCCGCGCCCGGTGCTGCGCATCATCGGCTGATGCCAGCCCGTTGAAGAACAGGTTCAGCAGCACGGCGACGATAGCGGCCAGCAAGATGCCGCTGTGCAGCAACGGCGACAATGCCTTGGGCATGTGCTGCGCGTATTGATCGGCCACCAGCGGCAGCATGCCGAAGCCGATCGACAGGGCCACGATGAACAGGTTGTTGCGGTTGCTCTTGTAGTCGACACCAGCCAGGATGCGGATGCCGGTGGCGGCGACCATGCCAAACATCACCAGCCCAGCCCCACCCAGCACGAACGCCGGCACGGCTTCGGCCGTCTGCGCGATCGTTGGAATCACGCCCATGACGAGCAGGATGATGCCGGCCGCGACGCAGACCCAGCGGCTGCGCACGCCCGTCACGCCCACCAGCCCCACGTTTTGCGAGAACGAGGTGTACGGGAAGGTATTGAAGATGCCGCCAATCAAGGTGCCCAGGCCATCGACGCGCAAGCCGCGGCTGATATCGGCCTGCGTGATGCGCTTGTCCGTCATTTCTCCCAACGCCAGAAACATGCCCAGCGACTCGATCATAACGACGATCATCACCAGGCTCATCGTGACGATGGCAACCACGTCGAAGGTCGGCATACCGAACTGGAATGGCGTGACGATGGCAAAGGCCTTGGCGCTGGCCACCTTGGCGAAATCGGCCTTGCCCAGGGCAAACGACAGAGCCGTACCGGCGATGATGCCGATCAATACCGCAATATTCGACAGGAAACCGCGGCCATACTTGGCCACCAACAAGATGACGGCCAACACGAAGAAGGCAATGCCCATGTTATCGAGCGCGCCATAACCGGGGTTGGCAATCATGGGTACGGGACCGGCTGGAGCGGGTAAGCCGGCCGCCGTGGCGGCAGCGGCCATCTTGACGAAGGCAGGATCGGCAATCTGGGCCATGGCCGGCGGCCCGCCCATGGCCCAGTTGACGCCCACGCGCATCAGCGACACGCCAATTACGGCAATGATGCTGCCCGTGACCACGGGCGGAAACAGGGCCAGCAGGCGACTGATGAAGGGAGCGATCAGCATGGACACGACGCCGGCGCCGATCACGGCGCCAAAGATGCCGGTGATGCCCAGGGCCGGATTGTTCGCCATGGCCAGCATGGGACTGACGGCGGCAAAGGTCACGCCCATCATCACGGGCAGGCGAATGCCGAAGTACTTGCCTATCCCCAGGGACTGGATCAGGGTCACCAGGCCGCAGCAGAAAAGATCGGCACTGATCAGCGCCGCCACCTGCTCGGGCGGCAGCTTGAGGGCGCGGCCGACGATCAGCGGCACGGCGATGGCGCCCGCATACATGACGAGCACATGCTGCAAACCCAGGGTGAACAGCTTGCCGGCTGGCAGGATTTCATCGACGGGCGATGGCACGGCAGGCGTGACGCCCGGCACGCTGCGGTGGATGGATTTCAGACGGGGAGTGGCCATTTACGCTCCATTTCCAGGGTTACCGCGGCCCGGATGGACGCAGATGAAAGGGAAAAGCAAGAGAGAAACGGGACGACAGGAACGCACTGGCGGTGGATGAAACATGCGAAGCTCCTTGGATGGGACGACCAAGGAATGCCATGCATGCATCGTGCCAGGTGGATTGTATACAGAAATTGTGCCGAAATAGCATCGCGGCCTTAAAAATCGGCGGCTGGACGCGCCGCCGTGCACTGTTTTCTGGCGCGCCACCAGGTGGACGCACCAGAACGCAGCATCGGCGGCGGCATCGGGGCCTGGCACGGTGAAACAGCATCGTGATCTGGCACTCCGGCCCGGCGAGCGGCACCAGGCGACGACCGCAGGGGATCACGCGCGGCGCAAGCGAGCCGCAAGCCAACTGCAAACCAGCTGCAACCAGCCGTAGCGCAGCCGCCGCCCCGGTTACGCAGCAGTCGACGCTAGCTGCCGGTACATCCATCCATCAGCGCTTCCAGCTGCCGCACATAGGCTGCGCGCAAATGTTCGCGCGCCAGCAAGGCTTGCACTTGTGCAAAAATTCCATGCTGCGGCACGGCTGGCAAGACGGGTGCCGCAGGACGAACGGCAATACAGGGCACGCCGATGGGCAGCCTTTCCGCTGCGGCTTCCAGCCTTGCCCCACCTGCCGCGCAGCCACCCAGCAGACCAGCAAGCACGCAGACCAATACACAGGCCCATGAACAGGTCAGTGAATGGGATAGTGAGCAGGTCAGTGAGCAGGCTGATGAGCAAGCCCGTGCGCCAGCCCGTAAACCAGCCTGCAAGTAGCCCCGGACACGCAGCAGCGCTGGCGCACTCGTCATTGCCACCCTCATGGCGTCCCGCCAGCGGGTCTTCCAGCCATTTCACTGGCGATCAGCACCTCGGCCGCCTGGCAAGCGTCATCATCCGGCTGCAGCGCCAGGATGCGCGCCGCTGCCGCCTGGGCGTCTGCCTGCCCGGCCTGCGCATTGTCCAACGCCTGCCGGGCCCGTGTCGACCGTCGTACTCCCTCCTCCCGCATCGCATTCAGGGCCTGGGTCTGGCGCCGCAACACAGCTTGCATCTCCAGCACCTGTGCCGCGCATGCGGTACGGCCAGCCTCATGCCCCCAGCGCTGGGCGCAAAACACGGCGGCCCCCAGCAACAGCAGCATGGCCAGCACAAGCAAGGGCGGCTTCATGCCAGCACCTTGCGTGCTGCTGCATACAAA
This genomic interval carries:
- the traD gene encoding conjugative transfer system coupling protein TraD (Members of this protein family are the putative conjugative coupling factor, TraD, as the term is used for the SXT and TOL plasmid systems.), encoding MARTYNDMFRPAYEATATLSWGASAVSMLVLQPPMWPLLAAGTLALSGLRAREAFQLYRFRASISALRVQKIPVLAAVEKSKRQWERGGFWLGSGFKWTQQHAEIARQIMFRSPGEIQGPPAWLPPFIREAVYPRDSVTLNDAMKENVVGVPWIHGINPEETELRLPFEGLSGHTLIVGTTRAGKTRLYEVLATQIIHKGDSLIVMDPKGDKDLKNRIEMECKRTGRKFLYFHPAHPSKSIRINPLANWNTVGEPATRIGQLISAEGTFAAFAWKTLFRIMRAQVANGSMPSIKSAKEFVQQGVEPLLESLIQKQLFNLEGTKWDANLHTFKIETPKGKMPTIKTDRLQCMVAKFEHSGLKDEAIESLIAMVNHSKEHYTKMIQVLEPILEMLGSDELGSMLSPDPLDLNDKRPIYDTTKIIEENAVLYVGLDSLSNKTIGSAIGSIMLADFASVAGSIYNFKNPKDIHLIIDEAAEVMNEQGIQLLNKGGGAGIKAYIATQTIADFDVVFGDSARTKQALGNLNNVICLRVKDPDMAEWIAKSFGTTAARAVTTSHSSGSGSSKSFTEFSGSTSRTMSEVEIPFVAPELLTRLPGLQYFAFLAGSTLYKGRLPLLY
- a CDS encoding TraI domain-containing protein; this encodes MQNFMLPASSSDLIASEATRISEIHTAAGVPEKVFSRFYLPVLLAYMDHVQKMPLSNAAFSRPGGAIDFGLTSALISLRLAGTQMFNPTLASEERRVLEPQCRFAAFAATMATGVVLLSENTLITTRDNDVEYHPLVSPVPLSVWLAQHPVSMFTWRKGAQELTQSEGAAIAARFMPNGILNNFDLRVSLMLYNAINPKPLQNGIESTIARVVRQTISKVITHHVQVEERQYQERGSDVHYDPAADLCIKADAFMQDDMIGPGSTIESIESPLQTAPASHHSSALPGGTVRNIENNDKGDALLNMAHPVLREWFQMLSKHENFPKLKELLKVSERGIAVPITMLGAFGVAGTSIRKMMVDADLIVDRTEDGRGILLKLQLQPWFMGGS
- a CDS encoding FlhC family transcriptional regulator, coding for MTHISRNYAAKLAIARELASLGARAVTISSIAKTKPADSRAQYKLVRGVQSQPGQTPTDHEWFLFNQVRRQHGALLLAMYASYRAALDSSPDAHGLAVVITYKMYIRLTLNKPIVSVERLNLLVGTGFNIGWRGILKGGSSKFSSDNVKVALCKKCRVPHLVEAHYLNYICPSHQNA
- a CDS encoding nucleobase:cation symporter-2 family protein — its product is MATPRLKSIHRSVPGVTPAVPSPVDEILPAGKLFTLGLQHVLVMYAGAIAVPLIVGRALKLPPEQVAALISADLFCCGLVTLIQSLGIGKYFGIRLPVMMGVTFAAVSPMLAMANNPALGITGIFGAVIGAGVVSMLIAPFISRLLALFPPVVTGSIIAVIGVSLMRVGVNWAMGGPPAMAQIADPAFVKMAAAATAAGLPAPAGPVPMIANPGYGALDNMGIAFFVLAVILLVAKYGRGFLSNIAVLIGIIAGTALSFALGKADFAKVASAKAFAIVTPFQFGMPTFDVVAIVTMSLVMIVVMIESLGMFLALGEMTDKRITQADISRGLRVDGLGTLIGGIFNTFPYTSFSQNVGLVGVTGVRSRWVCVAAGIILLVMGVIPTIAQTAEAVPAFVLGGAGLVMFGMVAATGIRILAGVDYKSNRNNLFIVALSIGFGMLPLVADQYAQHMPKALSPLLHSGILLAAIVAVLLNLFFNGLASADDAQHRARESSHGSE